In the Phormidium ambiguum IAM M-71 genome, one interval contains:
- a CDS encoding alpha/beta fold hydrolase has translation MSSLPNALWLNVSPALQQFDRPLLIHLSHHVAIAQWEYCQTPDEPMSLEIAIDLLDDYLKNQTKPVDLIGHSTSGLLGLLYAHKHPEKVRSLTLLSVGSYPAVDWQCHYYAQLQKLPCSREVLLNQMVNNLFGHQHPGVIRDILQILEQDLMTSLSPHTLFRRVSFSPSKVSVPMLVCGSADDIIVDPYTLEGWQSWLKSGDRIWQCPQGRYFFHYFHPQKVCEQIVDFWDLPSLSQDRTASLANFKVSL, from the coding sequence ATGTCTTCATTACCGAATGCTTTATGGTTAAATGTTAGTCCAGCACTACAACAATTCGATCGCCCTTTGTTAATTCATTTATCTCACCATGTTGCGATCGCTCAATGGGAATATTGCCAAACTCCCGACGAACCAATGTCTTTAGAAATAGCAATAGATTTGCTAGATGATTATTTAAAGAATCAAACTAAACCAGTAGATTTGATTGGACATAGTACTAGCGGTTTATTAGGATTACTTTATGCACATAAACATCCAGAAAAAGTGCGATCGCTCACACTTCTTTCCGTCGGTTCCTATCCTGCTGTTGATTGGCAATGCCATTATTATGCCCAATTGCAAAAGCTTCCTTGTTCCCGTGAAGTCCTGTTAAATCAAATGGTAAATAACTTATTTGGACATCAACATCCGGGAGTTATTAGAGATATTCTGCAAATATTAGAACAGGATCTCATGACTTCTTTATCTCCTCACACTTTGTTTAGAAGAGTTAGTTTTTCACCCAGCAAAGTATCGGTTCCGATGTTAGTTTGTGGCAGCGCAGATGATATTATTGTTGACCCTTATACATTGGAAGGATGGCAGTCTTGGTTAAAGTCAGGCGATCGAATTTGGCAATGTCCCCAAGGGCGTTATTTCTTTCACTATTTCCACCCGCAAAAAGTCTGCGAACAAATAGTTGATTTTTGGGATTTACCATCCTTATCTCAAGATAGAACTGCTAGTTTGGCAAATTTCAAAGTTAGTTTGTAA
- the fldA gene encoding flavodoxin FldA, which translates to MAKVGLFYGTQTGNTETIAELIQKELGGDGVVDLHDISSSEAGDFDDYDCIIIGCPTWNVGELQADWEGFSDELENIDFNGKKVAYFGAGDQIGYADNFQDAIGILEEKIASLGGKTVGYWSTDGYDFNESKAVKNGKFVGLAIDEDNQSDLTDSRVKTWVSQLKREFGL; encoded by the coding sequence ATGGCAAAAGTTGGTTTATTTTACGGAACTCAAACCGGAAATACAGAAACGATCGCTGAATTAATTCAAAAAGAATTGGGTGGCGATGGCGTAGTTGATTTACATGATATTTCTAGTAGTGAAGCTGGCGATTTTGATGATTACGACTGCATTATCATCGGTTGCCCAACCTGGAATGTGGGAGAATTGCAAGCTGATTGGGAAGGCTTCTCTGATGAGTTAGAAAACATAGATTTTAATGGGAAGAAAGTTGCCTATTTTGGTGCTGGCGATCAAATTGGTTATGCTGATAACTTTCAAGATGCGATCGGGATTTTAGAGGAAAAAATTGCCTCCCTTGGCGGTAAAACCGTTGGCTATTGGTCTACAGATGGATATGATTTTAACGAGTCGAAAGCAGTCAAAAATGGTAAGTTTGTGGGATTAGCGATCGACGAAGATAATCAATCAGATTTAACAGATAGCCGAGTTAAAACTTGGGTATCTCAACTGAAGCGGGAGTTTGGCTTATAG